Proteins encoded in a region of the Euzebya tangerina genome:
- a CDS encoding TlyA family RNA methyltransferase — protein MARRVRLDAELARRKLAPSRTAAQQMIHAGEVVVEGVAVPKPSSQVTADQSIKLTRQTPRYASRGALKLLGALEDLAVDPAGRTALDAGAAHGGFTDVLLRRGAHHVIAVDVAYGQLAWELRTDDRVTLLERTNVRTLTPQALPDGRIADFVVADLSFISLTKVLPALSAVSADPVTMLPMVKPQFEAGRELVGKNGVVRDPSTWASAMRHVTEFADTLELSLLGAAPSRAPGPAGNIEFFLHLQRGVARDDRPDPADIIQGAVDAARAIG, from the coding sequence ATGGCACGACGGGTCCGGCTGGATGCCGAGTTGGCCCGCCGGAAACTGGCACCGTCCCGCACCGCGGCTCAGCAGATGATCCACGCGGGCGAGGTCGTCGTGGAGGGTGTCGCCGTCCCCAAGCCGTCGAGCCAGGTCACCGCGGACCAGTCCATCAAGCTGACGCGCCAGACGCCGCGGTACGCCTCGCGCGGGGCGCTGAAGCTCTTGGGCGCGCTTGAGGACCTGGCCGTGGACCCGGCAGGACGGACGGCCTTGGATGCCGGTGCGGCGCACGGCGGATTCACCGACGTCCTGCTCCGCCGGGGCGCGCACCACGTGATCGCGGTGGATGTCGCCTACGGCCAACTCGCCTGGGAGCTCCGCACCGACGACCGCGTCACGCTGCTCGAGCGAACCAACGTGCGGACGCTGACGCCACAGGCCCTCCCGGACGGTCGGATCGCCGACTTCGTCGTGGCTGATCTGTCCTTCATCTCCCTGACCAAGGTCCTGCCCGCACTCTCCGCGGTCTCGGCGGACCCCGTCACCATGCTGCCCATGGTCAAGCCGCAGTTCGAAGCGGGCCGAGAACTGGTCGGCAAGAACGGCGTCGTCCGGGACCCCTCCACCTGGGCCTCTGCCATGCGGCACGTCACCGAGTTCGCCGACACACTCGAGCTCAGCTTGCTCGGCGCCGCGCCGTCAAGGGCGCCAGGCCCGGCGGGGAACATCGAGTTCTTCCTCCACCTGCAGCGGGGTGTTGCCCGAGACGACCGGCCAGATCCGGCAGACATCATCCAGGGGGCCGTCGACGCGGCGCGGGCGATCGGGTAG
- the recN gene encoding DNA repair protein RecN produces the protein MLTDLEIAGLGLIDRLSLPLSPGLNVLTGETGAGKTMVVTGLQWLLGGRADKEKVRAGADSALLQARIEPVPDAAAEWADDDDALIVTREVGGKGADGSPTGRSRARVGSQLAPVSVLAEILGGVVEVHSQHESIRMADGDVQRELLDRFGGADIATIRARYDAAYAAWRAAATRLEDAEVAARDGAREADRLRVEVSEIDEVDPAAGEEDQLDADIARLQYVEDLRDGAAVAAEAVTADDGARDLLGTAVAALRPVAEHDLHLQDLLERLETASVEVQELGFDLAGYAEDLESDPEALQTALGRRAAIGRLLRKYGPATTDVRAYVSQARERLSLIDGGEERLEELRSELRAVAETLHTVGGQLRAARRKAGNRLAKAIDGHLSELAMQHARTRIEVSDIQPGPHGCDRIEFLLSANRGQPALPLGSAASGGERSRVALAVKVALADADDTAVMVFDEVDAGIGGETALAVGRKLARLAEGRQVLCVTHLAQLAAFADSHHVISKHTRGATTATAITSLDEHERAAELSRMLSGDRQSDAALTHAQELLDQAASLR, from the coding sequence ATGCTGACGGATCTCGAAATCGCGGGGCTGGGGCTCATCGACCGGCTCAGCCTGCCGCTGTCGCCCGGCCTGAACGTCCTGACGGGTGAGACCGGTGCCGGCAAGACGATGGTCGTCACCGGCCTGCAGTGGCTGCTCGGTGGCCGGGCCGACAAGGAGAAGGTTCGAGCAGGCGCAGATTCCGCACTCCTGCAGGCGCGCATCGAACCCGTGCCCGATGCGGCTGCGGAGTGGGCCGATGACGACGACGCCCTCATCGTCACCCGCGAGGTGGGCGGCAAGGGTGCGGATGGCAGCCCAACGGGGCGGTCGCGGGCCCGCGTCGGCAGCCAGTTGGCGCCCGTGTCCGTCCTCGCGGAGATCCTGGGTGGCGTCGTCGAGGTGCACTCCCAGCACGAGTCCATCCGGATGGCCGATGGCGACGTCCAGCGCGAGCTGCTCGATCGCTTCGGCGGGGCCGACATCGCCACAATCCGCGCGCGATACGATGCTGCGTACGCGGCCTGGCGTGCCGCCGCCACTCGCCTCGAGGACGCAGAGGTGGCCGCTCGTGACGGCGCGCGTGAGGCCGACCGGCTGCGGGTCGAGGTCAGCGAGATCGACGAGGTCGACCCGGCCGCCGGCGAAGAGGATCAACTGGATGCTGACATCGCGCGACTGCAGTACGTGGAGGATCTTCGCGACGGGGCAGCGGTTGCGGCTGAGGCCGTCACGGCCGACGACGGTGCACGGGACCTGCTCGGCACTGCGGTCGCGGCGCTCAGGCCGGTCGCCGAACACGACCTGCACCTCCAGGACCTGCTCGAACGTCTCGAGACGGCCAGCGTGGAGGTGCAGGAACTCGGCTTCGATCTGGCCGGATACGCCGAGGACCTCGAGTCCGATCCCGAGGCCCTGCAGACCGCCCTCGGCCGCCGCGCCGCCATCGGTCGCCTGCTGCGGAAGTACGGACCCGCAACCACAGACGTCCGAGCCTACGTCTCGCAGGCCCGTGAGCGACTCAGCCTGATCGACGGCGGTGAGGAACGCCTCGAGGAGCTGCGGTCGGAACTCAGGGCAGTTGCCGAGACCCTTCACACGGTTGGCGGGCAGCTGCGGGCCGCCAGGCGCAAGGCCGGCAATCGTCTGGCCAAGGCCATCGACGGGCACCTGTCCGAGCTCGCCATGCAACACGCGAGGACCCGGATCGAGGTCTCGGACATCCAGCCTGGTCCACACGGCTGCGACCGCATCGAGTTCCTCCTGTCCGCCAACCGCGGGCAACCTGCACTCCCGCTGGGGAGCGCGGCCAGTGGCGGTGAGCGCAGTCGCGTGGCGCTGGCGGTCAAGGTGGCGCTGGCGGACGCCGACGACACCGCGGTCATGGTCTTCGACGAGGTCGACGCCGGCATCGGCGGAGAGACGGCGCTCGCCGTGGGTCGCAAGCTGGCCCGGCTGGCTGAGGGTCGGCAGGTCCTGTGTGTCACCCACCTGGCCCAACTCGCCGCGTTCGCGGATTCCCACCACGTCATCAGCAAGCACACCAGGGGGGCGACCACGGCCACGGCGATCACCAGCCTCGACGAGCACGAGCGCGCGGCAGAACTCTCACGAATGTTGTCGGGGGACAGGCAGTCCGACGCGGCACTGACCCACGCACAGGAACTGCTCGATCAGGCCGCCAGCCTTCGCTGA
- a CDS encoding CTP synthase: MAKHILVTGGVSSSLGKGITAASLGRLLTARGLRVTMQKLDPYVNVDPGTMNPFQHGEVFVTHDGGETDLDLGHYERFIDVQLPRQASVSTGQIYSTVIAKERKGDYMGETVQVVPHITNEIKKRILELADEVDVVISEVGGTVGDIEGLPFLEAIRQIRYDVGRENICYVHCALVPFIGPTKELKTKPAQHSVRELRSIGIQPDALVCRADRPIPLELKRKIAMLSDIDLDGVVSAHDAHSIYAVPAVLQEEGLDQFVVRRLGLDPKVEPDMTEWNAMVSRLENPKEIVRIGLVGKYVSLPDAYLSVVESLDHAGIHHQVDVDIQWVQSDELVNRSVAEEKLANLDGILIPGGFGIRGVEGKINAGRCARERQIPYLGICLGLQTAVIEFARNVLGLPEAHSSEFDADTPDPVIALMEEQRDVTDLGGTMRLGIYPCKLTPGTKSEAAYGQNFVYERHRHRWEVANKYRSRLEAAGMVLSGLSPNDRLVEMIELADHPWFVATQAHPEFLSRPNRPHPLFRDFVGAALDRMLARQGRLPNVNPPPVTVS, from the coding sequence ATGGCGAAGCACATCCTTGTCACCGGGGGCGTGTCGTCCTCACTCGGCAAGGGCATCACCGCCGCCTCGCTGGGCCGTCTGCTCACGGCGCGCGGTCTGCGGGTGACCATGCAGAAGCTGGACCCCTACGTCAACGTCGACCCGGGGACGATGAACCCGTTCCAGCACGGCGAGGTGTTCGTCACCCACGACGGCGGGGAGACCGACCTCGACCTGGGTCACTACGAGCGCTTCATCGACGTTCAACTGCCGCGCCAGGCCAGTGTCTCGACCGGTCAGATCTACTCCACCGTCATCGCGAAGGAGCGCAAGGGCGATTACATGGGGGAGACGGTCCAGGTCGTCCCGCACATCACCAACGAGATCAAGAAGCGGATCCTCGAGCTGGCCGACGAGGTCGACGTCGTCATCTCGGAGGTTGGAGGGACCGTCGGTGACATCGAGGGGCTGCCGTTCCTCGAGGCGATCCGCCAGATCCGCTACGACGTCGGCCGCGAGAACATCTGCTACGTGCACTGCGCGCTGGTGCCCTTCATCGGACCCACGAAGGAGCTGAAGACAAAACCGGCGCAGCACTCCGTCCGCGAACTGCGCTCGATCGGGATCCAACCGGACGCACTGGTCTGCCGCGCGGACCGTCCCATTCCGCTGGAACTCAAGCGCAAGATCGCGATGCTGTCCGACATCGACCTCGACGGCGTCGTCAGCGCGCACGACGCCCACTCCATCTACGCCGTCCCAGCCGTCCTGCAGGAGGAGGGGTTGGACCAGTTCGTCGTCCGTCGGCTGGGGCTCGACCCCAAGGTCGAGCCGGACATGACCGAGTGGAACGCGATGGTCTCGCGGCTCGAGAACCCCAAGGAGATCGTGCGCATCGGCCTGGTCGGCAAGTACGTGTCTCTGCCGGACGCCTACCTCTCCGTGGTCGAGTCGCTGGACCACGCCGGCATCCACCATCAGGTCGACGTGGACATCCAGTGGGTGCAGTCAGACGAGTTGGTGAACCGCTCCGTTGCGGAGGAGAAGTTGGCCAACCTGGACGGCATCCTCATTCCGGGCGGGTTCGGCATCCGCGGTGTGGAGGGCAAGATCAACGCCGGCCGGTGTGCCAGGGAGCGACAGATCCCCTACCTGGGCATCTGCTTGGGCCTGCAGACGGCCGTGATCGAGTTCGCCCGCAATGTGCTCGGCCTACCGGAGGCCCACTCCTCGGAGTTCGACGCGGACACGCCCGACCCGGTCATCGCCCTGATGGAGGAGCAGCGCGACGTCACCGATCTGGGCGGCACCATGCGGCTGGGGATCTATCCCTGCAAGCTGACGCCCGGGACGAAGTCGGAGGCGGCCTACGGCCAGAACTTCGTCTACGAGCGACACCGGCACCGCTGGGAGGTCGCCAACAAGTACCGGTCGCGGCTCGAGGCCGCGGGCATGGTGCTCTCGGGCCTCTCACCCAACGACAGGCTGGTCGAGATGATCGAGTTGGCCGACCATCCCTGGTTCGTCGCCACCCAGGCGCACCCGGAGTTCCTCTCGCGACCGAATCGGCCGCACCCGCTGTTCCGGGACTTCGTCGGCGCCGCCTTGGACCGGATGCTGGCTCGCCAGGGTCGGCTGCCGAACGTCAACCCGCCACCCGTTACGGTGTCGTGA
- a CDS encoding NUDIX domain-containing protein: MNEPFTVESSETVFESRWTTIRRDQVRMPDGSSALREIAEHLSAVGVVPIDGDDNVVMLRQYRHAFGDHFLEIPAGVLDVADEERVAAVRRELVEEVALHADSVQELLTFTNSAGWTTETTTVYLATDLQPTERPADFVLEAEEADMTVVRIPLDEAVRMVHEGEIVDAKTVIGLLAAWTQLDGVMSS, translated from the coding sequence GTGAACGAACCGTTCACGGTCGAGTCATCCGAAACCGTCTTCGAGTCGCGCTGGACCACGATCCGACGCGACCAGGTCCGGATGCCGGACGGTAGTTCGGCGCTGCGCGAGATCGCCGAGCACCTCTCCGCGGTTGGTGTGGTCCCGATCGACGGGGACGACAACGTGGTCATGCTGCGGCAGTACCGGCACGCCTTCGGCGACCACTTCCTCGAGATCCCAGCCGGGGTGCTCGATGTCGCCGACGAGGAACGGGTCGCAGCCGTGCGGCGGGAACTGGTGGAGGAGGTTGCGCTCCACGCCGACAGCGTGCAGGAGCTCCTGACGTTCACCAACTCAGCCGGCTGGACCACCGAGACGACAACCGTCTACCTGGCCACCGATCTGCAGCCCACCGAACGGCCGGCCGACTTCGTGTTGGAGGCCGAGGAGGCCGACATGACCGTCGTCCGGATTCCCCTGGATGAGGCGGTCAGGATGGTGCACGAGGGTGAGATCGTGGACGCCAAGACCGTCATCGGCCTGCTGGCCGCATGGACCCAGCTGGATGGGGTTATGTCAAGCTAG
- the xerD gene encoding site-specific tyrosine recombinase XerD, producing the protein MLPPHAESYLDHLAAERGLSEHSLAAYRRDLRLYGTYLELEGIGSPVGADTEDVTGFVAWLRSQQTSRGKPYAKASIARTLVAVRGLHRYLVKEGITDVDTSTELSAPRPGRTLPDTLTQAQVDDLLAQAEGGEPADLRDLAMLELLYSAGLRITELISLDVDDVDVVDMTVRCLGKGSRERVVPIGRMATQAVKRWLGDGRPEMAPRGPTLFCNTRGGRLTRQGGWKIVKRRADAAGLGDAVSPHTLRHSFATHLIEGGADIRVVQELLGHSSVNTTQVYTHTSHARLRALYDRAHPRATMADADAAAGTVAGASPTTPTRQDTAG; encoded by the coding sequence GTGCTTCCCCCGCACGCTGAGAGCTACCTGGACCACCTCGCCGCCGAGCGAGGCCTGTCCGAGCACAGCCTGGCGGCCTATCGGCGTGACCTGCGGCTCTACGGCACCTACCTCGAGTTGGAGGGCATCGGGTCGCCCGTCGGTGCCGATACCGAGGACGTGACGGGTTTCGTGGCCTGGCTGCGCTCACAGCAGACCTCACGCGGCAAGCCGTACGCCAAGGCCTCCATCGCCCGGACGCTCGTGGCCGTCCGTGGACTGCACCGGTACCTGGTGAAGGAGGGCATCACCGACGTCGACACCTCCACGGAGCTCAGTGCACCGCGGCCCGGCCGCACCCTGCCCGACACCCTCACCCAGGCTCAGGTCGACGACCTGCTGGCCCAGGCCGAGGGTGGGGAGCCGGCGGACCTCCGCGACCTGGCGATGCTGGAGCTGCTCTACTCCGCCGGACTGCGGATCACCGAGCTGATCTCGCTCGACGTCGATGATGTCGATGTGGTGGACATGACGGTCCGCTGCCTCGGGAAGGGCTCCCGAGAGCGGGTGGTCCCGATCGGACGGATGGCCACGCAGGCGGTGAAGCGGTGGCTGGGCGACGGCCGACCCGAGATGGCCCCGCGCGGCCCGACGCTGTTCTGCAACACCCGCGGTGGCCGGCTGACTCGGCAGGGTGGCTGGAAGATCGTCAAACGCCGCGCTGATGCGGCGGGGCTCGGCGACGCGGTGAGCCCGCACACCCTCCGACACTCCTTCGCCACCCACCTGATCGAGGGAGGCGCTGACATCCGCGTCGTCCAGGAGCTGCTGGGCCACTCGAGTGTCAACACCACACAGGTCTACACCCACACCAGCCACGCACGCCTGCGGGCGCTGTACGACCGCGCGCATCCGCGTGCCACCATGGCCGATGCTGACGCTGCCGCGGGCACCGTCGCCGGCGCAAGCCCCACGACCCCGACACGACAGGACACGGCCGGATGA
- a CDS encoding thymidine phosphorylase: MNPVALIERKRDGGELSQSEYAAFISGYLDGEQVQEGQMAALLMAGVIQGFSVQEAKALTEVLLDSGDRLDLAQLRGPTVDKHSTGGVGDGTTLVVAPLLAAAGLQVVKLSGRGLGHTGGTLDKLESIPGMQVQLPLDRITEIAEEVGCVVAAQTADLVPADKALYALRDVTGTVPSMALIASSVMSKKLASGAGTIVLDVKAGDGAFMETAAAARELAELCVSIGAGAGRNTRAIVSDMSTPLGVGIGNGLEVAEVVETLAAPPEGRFAEVCLKLASLAASQAEGISEREAHDRLVSLWTDGSALETLQLMIQAQGGDPAVCQRPREVLPSAPVQVRVTAARTGTIARIPARAVGLLSMQLGAGRVQSTDDVDPAVGIDLQTGEGASVEQGQVLAVVHARTDADAEAVVARLGDLIEIGDDGEPAPTVLHVI; the protein is encoded by the coding sequence ATGAACCCCGTTGCGTTGATCGAGCGGAAGCGGGACGGCGGCGAGCTGTCCCAATCGGAGTATGCGGCCTTCATCTCCGGCTACCTGGACGGCGAGCAGGTGCAGGAGGGCCAGATGGCGGCCCTGCTCATGGCCGGCGTCATCCAGGGCTTCTCCGTGCAGGAGGCCAAGGCCCTCACCGAGGTTCTCCTCGACTCCGGCGACCGGCTCGATCTGGCACAGCTGCGAGGACCGACGGTGGACAAGCACTCAACCGGAGGGGTCGGGGACGGCACCACGTTGGTGGTCGCCCCGCTGCTGGCCGCCGCCGGGCTGCAGGTCGTGAAGCTGAGCGGCCGGGGACTGGGCCACACCGGTGGGACGCTCGACAAGCTGGAGTCGATCCCGGGCATGCAGGTGCAGCTCCCCCTCGACCGGATCACCGAGATCGCCGAGGAGGTCGGCTGCGTCGTGGCCGCCCAGACCGCCGACCTGGTACCGGCGGACAAGGCCTTGTACGCCCTCCGTGATGTGACCGGGACCGTTCCCAGCATGGCACTGATCGCCTCGTCGGTGATGTCGAAGAAGCTGGCCAGCGGTGCGGGGACCATCGTCCTCGACGTCAAGGCGGGTGACGGTGCGTTCATGGAGACTGCCGCGGCGGCCCGTGAGCTGGCGGAGCTCTGCGTGTCCATCGGGGCCGGGGCAGGGCGGAACACCCGGGCGATCGTCTCGGACATGAGCACGCCGCTCGGGGTCGGCATCGGCAACGGATTGGAGGTGGCGGAGGTCGTGGAGACGCTCGCCGCACCCCCCGAGGGGCGGTTCGCCGAGGTGTGTCTGAAGCTCGCGTCGCTGGCCGCCTCGCAAGCGGAGGGCATCAGCGAGCGTGAGGCCCACGACCGACTGGTCAGCCTGTGGACCGACGGGTCGGCGCTCGAGACCCTGCAGCTGATGATCCAGGCCCAGGGCGGCGACCCGGCCGTGTGCCAGCGGCCGCGCGAGGTCCTGCCGTCCGCTCCCGTCCAGGTGCGGGTGACCGCCGCACGGACTGGAACGATCGCACGCATCCCCGCCCGCGCCGTGGGACTGCTGTCGATGCAGTTGGGAGCCGGACGGGTCCAGTCGACCGACGACGTCGATCCGGCGGTGGGCATCGACCTGCAGACCGGCGAGGGGGCCAGCGTTGAGCAGGGGCAGGTCCTGGCCGTCGTGCACGCTCGGACCGACGCCGACGCCGAGGCGGTGGTTGCGCGCCTCGGGGACCTGATCGAGATCGGGGACGACGGCGAACCGGCGCCGACCGTCCTCCACGTCATCTGA
- a CDS encoding segregation and condensation protein A, which yields MSATYHVSVSAFEGPFDLLLHLIARRKVDIYEVSIAEITDDYLAVLAQMDTVDLGVTTEFLVVAATLVELKAARLLPTEDDPELDELALEARDLLYARLLDYRTFREAAFHLRERLDTFGGYVAREVSMEPQFAGLNPDAVLGVDPTGLALIAARAFAEQPDTAIDLSHIQPVRMTVREAAGMILDELSRGDGPLSFDELTAGCRHVAEVVVHFLACLELYKLEHVDLEQEGNFGSLRITWTPEAADALGGAYPSFELETYDAVPVETTEPS from the coding sequence ATGTCGGCCACCTACCACGTCTCCGTCTCGGCCTTCGAAGGGCCCTTCGACCTGCTGTTGCACCTGATCGCGCGGCGCAAGGTCGACATCTACGAGGTGTCGATCGCCGAGATCACTGATGACTACCTGGCAGTGCTCGCGCAGATGGACACGGTCGACCTGGGCGTGACCACGGAGTTCCTGGTGGTCGCGGCCACCCTCGTCGAGCTCAAGGCCGCCCGTCTGCTGCCGACGGAGGACGATCCCGAGCTCGACGAGTTGGCGCTCGAGGCTCGTGACCTGCTGTACGCGCGGCTGCTGGACTACCGCACGTTCCGGGAGGCGGCCTTCCATCTGCGTGAGCGCCTCGACACATTCGGCGGCTACGTGGCGCGCGAGGTGTCGATGGAACCGCAGTTCGCCGGCTTGAACCCGGATGCCGTGCTCGGCGTGGATCCGACGGGCCTGGCGCTGATCGCCGCCCGCGCGTTCGCCGAGCAGCCCGACACCGCGATCGACCTGTCGCACATCCAGCCGGTCCGGATGACCGTCCGGGAGGCGGCCGGGATGATCCTGGACGAGCTGAGCCGCGGCGACGGCCCACTCTCCTTCGACGAGTTGACCGCCGGCTGCCGACACGTGGCCGAGGTGGTGGTCCACTTCCTGGCCTGCCTGGAGCTGTACAAGCTGGAGCACGTGGACCTCGAGCAGGAGGGCAACTTCGGATCCCTGCGGATCACCTGGACACCGGAGGCGGCCGACGCACTCGGTGGCGCCTACCCCTCCTTCGAGCTCGAGACCTACGACGCCGTCCCCGTCGAGACGACGGAGCCGTCATGA
- the scpB gene encoding SMC-Scp complex subunit ScpB, with amino-acid sequence MSGSETGAAPAAASAELARSDEDPSSTELRLEPELRKALEAILLVVDEPVDVESLAQVLEVPPGDVEDGLLALAAEYIDDGRGFVLRRVGGGWRMYTDPGAARYVEQFVLHGRTGRLSQAALETLAIVAYKQPVTRSAISEIRGVDADAGVRKLVSRGLVEEIGREDSPGQPLLYGTTSSFLEKLGLDSLDDLPALPDLSPGGPPPPEPAPGGYKAARKELISLEEHDGAVAGNSAVVDRGLDGPEDEEIDRILSSPTPKPGERLTALLEDPFDDHADDDVGADGDGDIEADAEDRDGATDGT; translated from the coding sequence ATGAGCGGATCGGAGACTGGCGCGGCGCCAGCGGCCGCGAGCGCCGAGCTGGCGCGGTCGGATGAGGATCCCTCGAGCACCGAGTTGCGGCTGGAGCCTGAACTCCGCAAGGCGCTCGAGGCCATCCTGCTGGTCGTGGATGAGCCGGTCGATGTCGAGTCCCTCGCCCAGGTGCTGGAGGTCCCGCCCGGCGATGTCGAGGACGGACTGCTGGCCCTGGCCGCGGAGTACATCGATGATGGCCGAGGGTTCGTGCTGCGCCGGGTCGGCGGTGGCTGGCGGATGTACACCGACCCCGGGGCCGCCCGCTACGTCGAGCAGTTCGTGCTGCACGGCCGGACCGGGCGGCTCAGTCAGGCAGCCCTCGAGACCCTCGCGATCGTGGCCTACAAGCAGCCGGTGACCCGGTCGGCCATCTCCGAGATCCGCGGGGTCGACGCCGACGCCGGGGTCCGAAAGCTGGTGAGCCGCGGACTGGTCGAGGAGATCGGACGTGAGGACTCGCCGGGGCAGCCGCTGCTGTACGGCACGACCAGCTCGTTCCTGGAGAAGCTCGGCCTCGACTCGCTGGACGATCTACCTGCGCTCCCGGACCTGAGCCCCGGCGGGCCACCCCCGCCGGAACCCGCGCCTGGCGGGTACAAGGCCGCTCGCAAGGAGCTGATCAGCCTGGAGGAGCACGACGGCGCTGTCGCCGGAAATTCGGCCGTGGTCGACCGCGGACTGGACGGTCCCGAGGACGAGGAGATCGACCGCATTCTCTCGTCACCCACGCCCAAGCCGGGGGAGCGGCTGACCGCACTGCTGGAGGACCCGTTCGACGATCACGCTGACGATGACGTGGGCGCCGACGGCGACGGCGACATCGAGGCGGATGCCGAGGACCGGGACGGTGCCACCGATGGCACGTGA
- a CDS encoding pseudouridine synthase, protein MARERVQKVLAAAGLGSRRVSEGLIAEGRVTVNGDVITLGDRADPSTDVIAVDGERVHVNTDLVYLLLNKPLGCVTTADDPEGRPTVLDLVPPTPRVFPIGRLDQNTSGLLLLTNDGELAHRVTHPRYEVPKTYMVQVSGPIPKHTLNQLTSGVMLDDGIARARSAKVKVADQTRSLLELVLTEGRKREVRRMMQAVGLNLEALVRTRVGPIHLGDIKPSKVRPLNGKEVRELYAAVGLDGRPDRESARS, encoded by the coding sequence ATGGCACGTGAGCGAGTCCAGAAGGTCCTGGCCGCCGCTGGCCTCGGAAGCCGTCGGGTCAGCGAAGGGCTGATCGCCGAGGGCCGCGTCACCGTCAACGGCGATGTCATCACCTTGGGCGACCGGGCAGACCCGTCGACGGACGTCATCGCAGTGGACGGCGAACGGGTCCACGTCAACACGGACCTGGTCTACCTGCTGCTGAACAAGCCGCTGGGCTGCGTGACCACCGCCGACGACCCCGAGGGCCGGCCCACCGTCCTCGACCTGGTGCCGCCGACTCCACGCGTCTTCCCCATCGGGCGACTGGACCAGAACACCTCCGGACTGCTGCTGCTCACCAACGACGGCGAGTTGGCACACCGGGTTACCCACCCGCGGTACGAGGTGCCCAAGACCTACATGGTCCAGGTCAGCGGACCGATCCCCAAGCACACGCTGAACCAGCTGACCAGTGGGGTGATGCTGGACGACGGCATCGCCCGGGCACGTTCCGCCAAGGTCAAGGTCGCGGACCAGACCCGCTCCCTGCTCGAACTGGTGCTGACCGAAGGGCGCAAGCGCGAAGTCCGCCGCATGATGCAGGCCGTCGGGCTCAACCTCGAGGCGCTGGTCCGGACCCGGGTGGGTCCCATCCATCTGGGGGACATCAAGCCGTCCAAGGTCCGTCCACTCAACGGCAAGGAAGTCCGCGAGCTCTACGCCGCCGTCGGCCTGGACGGCCGACCGGATCGCGAGTCCGCCCGCTCATGA
- a CDS encoding prephenate dehydrogenase, with product MSSHDTVRVALIGTGLIGASLGLALAEVEEVGSVIGFDVDAEQLAQAKAMGAITDTADTAEAAAEAADVVVLAVPPSHIPSVAEQIADHLRPGTILTDVGSVKAEVVAAMERAAPDGVHVVGGHPMAGSHEHGAAHASGTMFVGATYLLTPTPRTDAAAMQRLNTLIEAIGARVVVVDTEAHDLLVAIVSHLPQLTATTLMSLAAERARRQDARLLLLAGGGFRDATRVAASNPAMWLDICRDNREAIVAVLDEYAARIGQLRMMLFEGDEDRLVSLLTDAREARRSLPGKESVSGQLVELRIPIPDRPGAIAEITTTVSDLGVNIEDLGIEHAPDGRGGTMRLAVNGLQAAGTAHAALEQHGYEVIERRP from the coding sequence ATGAGCAGCCACGACACGGTCCGGGTGGCACTCATCGGGACCGGCCTGATCGGCGCGTCCCTGGGTCTGGCGCTGGCGGAGGTCGAGGAGGTCGGCAGCGTCATCGGCTTCGACGTCGACGCCGAGCAACTGGCCCAGGCCAAGGCCATGGGCGCCATCACCGACACCGCCGACACCGCCGAGGCCGCCGCCGAAGCTGCGGACGTGGTCGTGCTGGCAGTCCCGCCCTCGCACATCCCCTCGGTGGCCGAGCAGATCGCGGATCACCTTCGACCCGGGACCATCCTCACCGACGTCGGCAGCGTCAAGGCTGAGGTCGTGGCAGCCATGGAGCGTGCTGCTCCTGACGGCGTCCACGTCGTCGGCGGTCACCCCATGGCCGGGTCACACGAGCACGGGGCGGCCCACGCGTCGGGGACCATGTTCGTCGGGGCCACCTACCTCCTCACCCCCACACCCCGCACCGACGCGGCGGCGATGCAACGCCTGAACACCCTGATCGAGGCCATCGGCGCCCGGGTCGTCGTCGTCGACACCGAGGCCCACGACCTGCTGGTCGCCATCGTCAGCCATCTGCCGCAGCTCACCGCGACGACCCTGATGAGCCTGGCGGCCGAGCGGGCGCGACGACAGGACGCCCGGCTGCTGCTCCTCGCTGGAGGAGGATTCCGGGACGCCACCCGCGTGGCCGCCAGCAACCCCGCGATGTGGCTCGACATCTGTCGTGACAACCGCGAGGCCATCGTGGCGGTGCTCGACGAGTACGCCGCCCGGATCGGCCAGCTCCGCATGATGCTGTTCGAGGGCGATGAGGACCGCCTGGTGAGCCTGCTGACGGATGCGCGGGAGGCTCGTCGGTCCTTGCCGGGCAAGGAGAGCGTCTCCGGTCAACTGGTCGAGCTCCGGATCCCCATCCCCGACCGGCCCGGCGCGATCGCGGAGATCACCACCACGGTCAGCGACCTCGGCGTGAACATCGAAGATCTGGGCATCGAACACGCACCGGACGGTCGTGGCGGGACGATGCGCCTGGCCGTCAACGGTCTGCAGGCCGCCGGCACCGCTCATGCGGCCTTGGAGCAGCACGGCTACGAGGTCATCGAGCGGCGTCCGTGA